In Mixophyes fleayi isolate aMixFle1 chromosome 4, aMixFle1.hap1, whole genome shotgun sequence, the following proteins share a genomic window:
- the SENP8 gene encoding sentrin-specific protease 8 isoform X1, which produces MSEGPFDEGDIATSWKMEQVVLSYGDSLLRSSDVTLLDAPHWLNDNIIGFTFEFLASSLSPSTTERVAFLSPEVSQFIKCCGSEAPEFLQPLDLPNKDLVLLPVNDNAGSEAGGTHWSLLAYLRSFHGFLHYDSSPGTNAPHARNMARNLNSLLGGNPRYQEEKAPVQHNSYDCGMYVVCVAEALCEQYCRGCNLTLQNITPQYVTQKRTEWKEIIKGLSCHSKASSSFK; this is translated from the exons atgtcagaaGGTCCTTTTGACGAAGGGGATATAGCCACTAGCTGGAA aatggAGCAGGTAGTTCTGAGTTATGGAGATTCCCTCTTGCGCTCTTCAGATGTTACACTACTTGATGCCCCTCACTGGTTGAATGATAACATTATTGGTTTTACCTTTGAATTCTTGGCATCCTCATTATCCCCATCAACAACTGAAAGAGTTGCTTTCCTGAGTCCTGAGGTCAGTCAGTTTATCAAATGCTGTGGAAGTGAGGCTCCTGAGTTCCTGCAGCCGCTGGACTTACCCAACAAAGACCTTGTTTTATTGCCAGTTAATGATAATGCTGGATCCGAGGCAGGTGGTACACACTGGAGCCTCCTTGCCTACCTCCGTAGTTTCCATGGATTCCTTCATTATGactcttcaccaggaaccaatgccCCACATGCCAGAAACATGGCCAGAAACCTAAATAGTCTACTTGGTGGTAATCCACGTTACCAGGAGGAAAAGGCCCCGGTCCAGCATAATAGCTATGATTGTGGCATGTATGTAGTATGTGTGGCAGAAGCACTGTGTGAGCAATATTGTCGTGGGTGCAATCTAACTCTACAGAACATCACACCACAGTATGTTACTCAGAAGCGGACCGAATGGAAAGAGATCATTAAGGGTTTGAGTTGTCACTCCAAAGCCAGTTCTAGTTTTAAATGA
- the SENP8 gene encoding sentrin-specific protease 8 isoform X2 — MEQVVLSYGDSLLRSSDVTLLDAPHWLNDNIIGFTFEFLASSLSPSTTERVAFLSPEVSQFIKCCGSEAPEFLQPLDLPNKDLVLLPVNDNAGSEAGGTHWSLLAYLRSFHGFLHYDSSPGTNAPHARNMARNLNSLLGGNPRYQEEKAPVQHNSYDCGMYVVCVAEALCEQYCRGCNLTLQNITPQYVTQKRTEWKEIIKGLSCHSKASSSFK, encoded by the coding sequence atggAGCAGGTAGTTCTGAGTTATGGAGATTCCCTCTTGCGCTCTTCAGATGTTACACTACTTGATGCCCCTCACTGGTTGAATGATAACATTATTGGTTTTACCTTTGAATTCTTGGCATCCTCATTATCCCCATCAACAACTGAAAGAGTTGCTTTCCTGAGTCCTGAGGTCAGTCAGTTTATCAAATGCTGTGGAAGTGAGGCTCCTGAGTTCCTGCAGCCGCTGGACTTACCCAACAAAGACCTTGTTTTATTGCCAGTTAATGATAATGCTGGATCCGAGGCAGGTGGTACACACTGGAGCCTCCTTGCCTACCTCCGTAGTTTCCATGGATTCCTTCATTATGactcttcaccaggaaccaatgccCCACATGCCAGAAACATGGCCAGAAACCTAAATAGTCTACTTGGTGGTAATCCACGTTACCAGGAGGAAAAGGCCCCGGTCCAGCATAATAGCTATGATTGTGGCATGTATGTAGTATGTGTGGCAGAAGCACTGTGTGAGCAATATTGTCGTGGGTGCAATCTAACTCTACAGAACATCACACCACAGTATGTTACTCAGAAGCGGACCGAATGGAAAGAGATCATTAAGGGTTTGAGTTGTCACTCCAAAGCCAGTTCTAGTTTTAAATGA